In the Opitutaceae bacterium genome, one interval contains:
- the rplE gene encoding 50S ribosomal protein L5: MTPFLKTFYAEEVVPALIKSRGYKNPHEVPHLEKIVLNTGISAAADKSVMADAQKDLSLISGQQAVVTTARTSISNFKLRQGMPIGCKVTMRGDRMLEFYYRLVSIALPTIRDFRGVSSKLDGHGNYNLGIADVTIFPEISIEGHKTPMGLDITIVTSAKTDDEGRELLRLLGMPFRRPETAKVNAA; this comes from the coding sequence ATGACTCCCTTTCTCAAAACATTCTACGCCGAAGAGGTCGTCCCCGCCCTGATCAAGAGCCGGGGCTACAAGAACCCGCACGAAGTGCCTCACCTGGAGAAGATCGTTCTCAACACCGGCATCTCGGCCGCGGCCGACAAGTCGGTCATGGCCGATGCCCAGAAGGATCTGAGCCTGATCAGCGGCCAGCAGGCGGTGGTGACGACGGCCCGGACCAGCATCTCGAACTTCAAGCTCCGTCAGGGCATGCCCATCGGATGCAAGGTCACCATGCGTGGTGACCGCATGCTCGAGTTCTACTACCGTCTGGTTTCGATCGCTCTGCCGACGATCCGCGACTTTCGTGGCGTTTCCTCGAAGTTGGACGGACACGGCAACTACAACCTCGGTATCGCCGACGTCACCATTTTCCCCGAGATTTCGATCGAGGGGCACAAGACCCCGATGGGTCTCGATATCACCATCGTTACCTCCGCCAAGACCGACGACGAGGGCAGGGAATTGCTCAGACTCCTGGGGATGCCTTTCCGCCGTCCAGAAACCGCCAAAGTGAACGCAGCCTGA
- the rplX gene encoding 50S ribosomal protein L24, which yields MIKTHVKRGDEVVVLAGSSAGKRGRVLEVISRKHRAVVEGLAMMKKHQKKTQDQPEGAIIEREGSIHLSNLMLASRFDARQERRKPAGKPAK from the coding sequence ATGATCAAGACCCATGTGAAAAGAGGCGACGAAGTCGTCGTATTGGCGGGATCGAGCGCCGGCAAACGCGGCCGTGTCCTGGAGGTGATCTCCCGGAAGCACCGCGCGGTGGTTGAGGGGCTGGCCATGATGAAGAAGCATCAGAAGAAGACCCAGGATCAACCCGAAGGGGCCATCATCGAACGGGAGGGTTCCATCCACCTTTCGAATCTCATGCTGGCCTCGCGTTTCGACGCCCGCCAGGAACGCCGCAAGCCAGCGGGCAAACCCGCGAAATAA
- the rplN gene encoding 50S ribosomal protein L14, with protein MIQLLSTLQVADNTGARKASMIQRLGQRKKTASVGDIIVVNIKESSTDASVKKGEVARAVVVRTKAPIRRADGSYLRFDSNAIVIIDAQGNPKGTRIFGPVARELRQKQFMKIVSLAPEVL; from the coding sequence ATGATACAACTCCTTTCCACTCTGCAGGTCGCGGACAATACGGGAGCCCGCAAGGCCTCTATGATCCAGCGTCTCGGCCAGCGCAAGAAGACTGCCTCGGTCGGCGACATCATTGTCGTCAACATCAAGGAGAGCAGTACGGATGCCAGCGTGAAAAAGGGCGAGGTCGCCCGCGCGGTGGTGGTCCGGACGAAAGCACCAATTCGTCGGGCGGACGGCTCCTACCTGCGCTTTGATTCGAATGCGATCGTGATCATCGATGCCCAGGGCAACCCGAAAGGGACCCGCATCTTCGGTCCGGTTGCCCGCGAGCTGCGCCAGAAGCAGTTCATGAAGATCGTATCACTTGCTCCGGAGGTACTCTGA
- the rpmC gene encoding 50S ribosomal protein L29, which produces MNTKEIRELAPTELEKTIRDTREKLLHLRLRKQTGQVEKTNELQSLRRDIARLETIHCEKQRAGQAAASQS; this is translated from the coding sequence ATGAATACCAAGGAAATCCGCGAACTCGCACCGACCGAACTCGAAAAGACGATTCGGGACACCCGCGAGAAACTCCTGCACCTGCGTCTGCGCAAGCAGACCGGACAGGTCGAGAAAACCAACGAATTGCAATCCCTGCGTCGCGACATCGCCCGCCTGGAAACCATCCATTGCGAAAAGCAGCGTGCCGGTCAGGCCGCCGCTTCCCAATCCTGA
- the rplP gene encoding 50S ribosomal protein L16: MPLTPSRTKYRKTQKGSLAGNAKGGNTLAFGDFGIQALTRGYLTSAQIEAARVAINRHMKRRGKVWIRIFPHKPVTKKPLETRMGKGKGPVEYYVAAIKPGVVLFELSGVSLTLAREACRLADNKIPLRCRFLQRAD, from the coding sequence ATGCCACTCACTCCTTCACGCACCAAGTACCGCAAGACCCAGAAGGGTTCCCTGGCTGGAAACGCCAAAGGGGGCAACACGCTGGCCTTCGGCGATTTCGGCATCCAGGCCCTCACCCGCGGTTACCTGACGTCCGCCCAGATTGAAGCCGCTCGTGTCGCCATCAACCGTCACATGAAACGGCGTGGGAAAGTCTGGATCCGGATCTTCCCGCACAAGCCCGTCACCAAGAAGCCCCTGGAAACCCGAATGGGCAAGGGGAAGGGACCGGTGGAATACTATGTCGCCGCGATCAAACCCGGCGTGGTCCTCTTTGAGCTTTCCGGTGTCTCGCTGACCCTTGCCCGCGAGGCCTGCCGTCTTGCCGACAACAAAATCCCGCTCCGCTGCCGCTTTCTGCAGCGTGCGGACTGA
- the rpsC gene encoding 30S ribosomal protein S3: protein MGQKTHPIGFRLAVHRNWQSRWYANRKDFPKTLLEDHIIRSTLLEKLRFASVPRIFIERASNRVRVKIFTARPGIVIGRKGQEIEKIKEDLAKMTGKEILLDIQEVKKPEIEAQLVAENVALQLERRISFRRAMKKAIQMAMSLGADGIKIRVSGRLGGSDIARTETQREGSVPLHTLRQNIDYGQTEARTIAGIIGVKCWICKKDSDTN from the coding sequence ATGGGACAAAAGACACATCCGATCGGCTTTCGTCTGGCCGTCCATCGTAACTGGCAGTCGCGTTGGTACGCGAACAGGAAGGACTTTCCGAAGACCCTTCTGGAAGACCATATCATCCGCTCGACGCTCTTGGAGAAGCTGCGCTTTGCGTCCGTCCCGCGGATCTTCATTGAGCGCGCCTCGAACCGTGTCCGGGTCAAGATCTTCACCGCCCGGCCGGGCATCGTCATCGGTCGCAAGGGACAGGAGATCGAGAAGATCAAGGAAGACCTCGCCAAGATGACCGGCAAGGAGATCCTTCTCGACATCCAGGAGGTCAAGAAGCCGGAGATTGAGGCCCAGCTCGTCGCCGAGAACGTCGCGCTCCAGCTTGAGCGCCGCATTTCCTTCCGACGCGCCATGAAGAAGGCCATCCAGATGGCCATGAGTCTTGGCGCGGACGGAATCAAGATCCGGGTATCCGGCCGCCTCGGCGGTTCGGACATCGCCCGGACGGAAACCCAGCGCGAAGGAAGTGTTCCGCTGCACACCCTGCGCCAGAACATCGACTACGGCCAGACCGAGGCGCGGACCATTGCGGGCATCATCGGGGTCAAATGCTGGATCTGCAAAAAGGATTCGGACACGAACTGA
- the rplV gene encoding 50S ribosomal protein L22, whose translation MEIQALTRYARMSPKKIREVARVIVGRPASEAMELVRFIPRKSARLVAKTLKSAIANAENNNELSVENLVVTKAIIEEGPVLKRFKAAARGSAAPRKKRMSHIRIILTDKAGSN comes from the coding sequence ATGGAAATCCAAGCACTAACCCGCTACGCCCGCATGTCGCCGAAGAAGATTCGGGAGGTGGCGCGCGTCATCGTGGGCCGCCCTGCTTCCGAAGCGATGGAACTGGTTCGGTTCATTCCGCGGAAGTCCGCCCGCCTGGTCGCCAAGACACTGAAATCGGCCATCGCCAACGCGGAAAACAACAATGAGCTTTCGGTCGAGAATCTCGTGGTGACCAAGGCCATCATCGAGGAAGGACCGGTCCTCAAACGTTTCAAGGCTGCCGCCCGCGGTTCTGCGGCTCCCCGCAAGAAGCGCATGTCACATATTCGCATCATCCTCACGGATAAAGCAGGAAGCAACTGA